Below is a window of Camelus ferus isolate YT-003-E chromosome 4, BCGSAC_Cfer_1.0, whole genome shotgun sequence DNA.
TGAGGCCAGGGAGGCCTGCGAGGCTGTTTACAGGGGTGGGGCGCTGTCCTCGTCACCCGCCCACCCCTGCTTGCCGCCGCCGGCCGCACACGCTCACCCAGGCCTGCTGCATGCGGGTGGCCTCCGCTTGCTGCTGTGGCTCGGCCAGGGCTGCAGACCAGCAGCACCCCCGGACCCTCAGGGCACCTGCGTGCAGACACTGAGCAGCGCTGGCGCCTTTCCTGGGGGAGGGTCTTCCCGGAACCGGTGTCCAGCTTTGCACCTGCCCCTGAGCTTGGGCACATGCACAGGCCGAGCTGGGAGCCCCTCCACACTCGTTTCCTTCCATTCTCCTTCAACACTCGGACCATAAAGCTCTCCTGTTTCACTGCGCGTCTGTGTGTGCTCCCTGCTGCTGGGGCCCCGCCTGCGTGGGAGGTCCGCTGCCCCTAGCCCCAGGCACGTGGGTAGCCAGGAAGGCCCTTGAGCTCCCTGCCTTGGGGCCACAGAACCCTCTTCTCTGAGGGGTGACTATCCTCGCGGGTAGGAGGCCTTAAGCAGTCCAGTCCCCTCACATGCCATATGCCatccagcctggcccagccctctGAGGCCAGGTGGGCGACcctgctctgctggcctctgGCAGGGCCTACCCTGTCCCAGCCACCTCTCTGCTCCTACCTGACACCCAGTCCAgcaggcacccccccccccagctgccaGCAGGGCCCTACCCCACCCCCCCATCCATAGGTGCTGTGAGAACTACCCCCCCAGGGCAGGCTGACTTCCAGCAGGGCCGAGAGATGGGCTGGTGGCCAGGCCTCCACCCCCACGTCCCGGAAGCCTCCCCTTCCCTAATTCCTGTGCCTAGAGAGCCCACACTGGGGGCAGCAGGGTGGCAGTCAGTGGGCAGGTGCTAGGGGTCAGGCACCACACTGATACCTAGGGCACTCCCTTTAGTCCACAGCCTGTGAAGTCGACTATccttgtccccccccccccccccccccccccccggtgtgGCGACCAGACCGACCGGAAATGAACTTACCAGGCCGCTCATCTAATGGGCCTCCCGTGCTCTGGTCTCGCCCTTTGGAGCCTCCCTGCCCAGCTAGTGTCTTCTGGCTCAGCACCTTGTTTGGGAGGGGACTGGAGGAAGGGAGTTGCTATGCAGTTTGAGTGAGCCACGTGCAGACCGGCCGGACGTTGGATGCAGGGAGCGCAGAAGTGTGCCCTTGCTCGCGAGAAGCTGAGCATCCTGGGGACAGGTGGCTGCTGGCATGCAGGCCGGGCCCGTCTGGCCCGTTACCTGGGGAGTGTTTGGCACTTCCAACACTGAAGCACAGAGGCCAGCAGGGCGGGAAGCGGCCCATCTGCTCCTgcctgggctgagcccaggcGTGAATTCCGGGAGCGTTCCCGCAACGCGAGTCGGGGTTTGGTCCTCCTCCAAGGCTGGCCAGGCCGCCAGCTGCCCTGGAGCAGGTGtcttggaggtgggggctggtAGGACAGGTCGGGTGCTCCCTGGACACAGGTCCCCCTAGTTACACCTAGGCCTGCACCTTGTGCGTGAAAAGAGCCTGTCACCCAGCGCGCAGCACAGCCCGAACCTGCCGCCAGCGGGCCACACGGGTCAGGCCCACGGCGCGGCCCCTTTAAGTGCAGTCCTGCCGGCCGCCATCGGGGGCAGCACCGAGCGGCCCGGCGGCCTCGCGCCGCTGCCTCGAAGCTTCTGCCGGTGCCGGGGACGCGGCGAAGTGGGGGACGGCGGAGCGCGCGCCGGCCTGAGCAGCCCACCGGGCGCGGTGGGGAGCACCGCCCAGGTAAGGGGTCCGGGGCAGTTGCCCATCGCATCCTTCGCGGGTGGGGCACCCGCAGGGATGCGGGTGCTGCCCCGAGAGGACGCGGGCAGGTCTGCACCCGGGCTCTCCCGGAGCCAGGGACGGCCTGCGCGGCAGGGAAGGCCACCCGCGGGGCTCATTAGGCCCAGGACCCCGGCGGGGGTGGAccttcccatcccatccccacGGGAAGGGGTGTCGCCCAGTCTAGCTCCTCACTGCAGCAGCATCAAGGCCGGGCTGTCACCTCCCTGGGGCGGAGCCTCAAGCCCTGTCATCCAGCCCCCAATTCCGGCCTGGCTTTGAGCTTAGGATggaagtgggtgggagggtgaTGGTCCTGGGAACCAGGAATAGTTGAGGGGATAGGCTGGGAACTGGGATGGGGACAGACACTGGGCCAGGGTGGCCCTGACTGGGCAGGGCAGCCCTGCCAGCAGGAAGCCCCTTGCACACCTGGGACACAGAGGATCATCCAGACCAGAGGTCCTGCCAGCTGAGGGTCCAGCTCTCCGCTTTCCCCATCTCACCCTGGAGCATGCTCCCCCCGacggtgggaggggcaggggacccTGCTTCCACTGActgagcccccctccccagcctctccaggcTCCTGGCATCACAGAGAAGCTGGTGGTCCAAGTCTGAATGTgagcctggctgggaggggcGGATCCGAGCCCAGCCCGCAGGCGGGGGCGTGGAACCTCAGGTTTCCATGGAGCCTTCCCGAGCTTCTGTGGGGAGGGCCTTCCTGGGAATCAGGGGTGGGCTGCGGGGGCTTTACCCGCCCACTGCCCTGCTTCCCCTGCTGGCAGACTCCTGGCCTGGTGCACTGCTCAGGGAACCAGGGGCAGCCTTGAGCTCCGGCTCACACACCCCCACGTGGTCCTACAGCCGGGTTCTGGTTTCCAGCTGTAGTGCACCGGCTGCAAAGCTGAGAGGGTCTCTCCTTGGGGTTTCTCATGATAGCCCCAAAGACCTTGGTGGATTTCAACCACCCCAAGATAAGTCAGAGAATGTTTCTGCAAATGAAAGGGGGGCATGAGGGCCCAGGTATGATCTTTGGATGCATTCTGGCCTGGGCCACATGGAGAGCTGAGAGTGGGGCAGGCAAGTCTGTGAGCTTAGATGCCATGTCTGGACCTGATGGGGCCACCTCAGGGCCCCCTGGGGCCTCAGTACTGGGGCTTGACACAGTGTGGGAAAGGATTCCATGACCAGCCTGGTCAGCAGGTAGAGGGGAGGCTCGGGTGACTGAGCAGAGCTGATAAGGGTAGAGCCTGGGGCTGCCCTCAGACTGCACCATTGGAGGGAGGGCTCGCTCTGCACTGAGTGCCAGGAGGGGGCTTCGGTCACCTACAGGCTTTATGGAGCCAACACCTATAAAGAAATCTGTAAAGGTCCCAAATGAGCAGTCATTCCAGCTGTGGGCACCACAGTGGTGGTCCTAGGACCACACTCCCACTCTTCCTCCCAGAAAGAGGTCTACCTACACCTGCCCAGTGGTCACTAGTGGGTGCAGGAGCTTGGGAACCACTGCAGTGACATCCCCTTTCTGGCTGACCTGCCTCATCCCAGCAGAAACTGGCCCAGAAAGGATGGTCTGGATACGGGGGCAGGATCTGAGTGGCTGGACAGCTGGGTTCCTCCTGCAGGTGCTTCTGACGCCAGCATGGAACAAGCGCCTGAGGCCTCGGCCAGGGCCCGGCACCAGGGCTGCCCTGCCCACTGTGCCCCAGGTAAGCCTGGCCAGCGCTGGGGGTTagcagggcctgggctgcagaGGGGCTGCCCTGACCCGCGTCTCCCCCCAGGGCGAAAGCCCCAAAAGGCTGAGTGAGCTGCAGCCTGGAGACCTCTTTAAAGATGACCCGCACGGACCCGCCGGACCTGCTGGTGTCTACCGTGTACCAGGACATCAAGGTGGCGGCCCCAGGGCCCGTGTCGCGGCGCCCGCCATGTGAGCGTTCCATGGCTCGGCCTGCTGCGCCCGTGCCTTTCAACAAGCGCCATTGCCGCAGTTTCGATTTCCTGGAGGCGCTGGACGGGGCGGCCATGGAGGCCCGCCCAGAGCCGCCACCCCCGGAGCCTGCCGCACCACGAGCCCGGTCCCGCGACAGCGAACCCCGGCGCCGCGCCCGCTCCAAAAGCGCACCCCGCGCGCCGCCGGGCTTGGCGCCCGCGCCTGCCTCGCCGCCCGTGCTGCCGCGCCGAGGCCGGGAGGCGCAGCGGGCACCACGAGCAGAGGCGTCACCCCACCGGGAGCCCGCGTACCCCGCGCTGCGCGCACTCGCCAACGAGCTGCACCCCATCAAGCTGCAGCCGCAGCGGGGCGGCCCCGGCCGCATGGCGCCCCTCTGCGCCGCCACCAACCGCTGCGCGCCGGCCGAGCCACCCGCAGGGCCCGCCCCCCACGTCCGCTGCCGCCTAGACGTCAAGCCCGACGACGCGGTGCTTCAGCACGCTGCCCGGGGCTCGCGGCCCTGCGCGCCCGCCGAGACCGCGCCCTGGCCCCGCGCCGCGCCGCAGCTCCACGGCCTCACCGTGCCCGGGCCTCGCCACGTGGCGCTGTCTCGCACCCCGACTCCCAGTGACTCTTACTGCGCCGACCCCCGGGCGCTGTACTGCGACGGGCCCCTTCCTGGGCCCCGGGACTATTCGGAGCGCCGGAGTCTGCCCTTCACCACCCCGCCGGGCCCCACCCAATTCTTCTACACAGAGGAACCCGAGGGCCACCCTGGTGGCTTCGTGGCCAGCCCTGGACCTTCTTTCGACAGCTACTACCCCAGGCCCTTTCTGTCCGAAGAGCCGCCAGGACCCAGTCCAAGACGCGGGGGCGGCTACTATGCGGGGGACGTTCGCACCTTCCCGGTCCAGGAACCACCCTCCCGTTCCTACTACGGGGAGGCCCCCCGAGCCTACGGCCCACCCTGCGGCCCCCGCTATGCCCCGGAGGAGACCCGGGCCCACTCCACCGCCCGCCCCTTTTACACAGAGGACTTCGGGCGGTACCGTAATCGAGACGCTCTGGCGAGAACTTACCCACACCCGCGCGGCAGCCCCGCCTGGGGCGACCGGGGCCCGCGGCCTTACCGCACCCTGCAGGTGGCGCCTCCCCTAGACCCCGGCCCGTTGCTCGCCTCGTGGCACGGCGGCCCCGGCACCAGCCCACCCCGGCTGGCCACCGACAGCCGCCACTACTCGCGCTCCTGGGACAACATCCTGGCGCCCGGGCCGCGCCGCGAAGACCCCCTGGGCCGCGGCCGCAGCTACGAGAACCTGCTGGCGCGCGAGGCACGGGAGCCGCGGGGTGCATCACCCGAAGGCCGGCGCCCGCCCGTCGTCGTGAACCTGTCCACCTCGCCCAGACGCTACGCAGCGCTGTCGCTGTCCGAGACGTCGCTGTCGGAGAAGGGCCGAATAGGCGAGGGCCAGGGCCGAAACTGGTACGTCACGCCGGAGATCACCATCACCGACAACGACCTACGCGCAGCCGAACGTCCgactgccaggagctgggagctgcCCGGGAGCCGCCCGCGGCAGCCTCCGCCCGCCGCCCCCGACGGCCCCACCTCTGGCCGCCAGCGCAGCCTCGAACAGCTGGACGAGCTCATCACTGACCTGGTTATCGACTCGCGGCCCCCGGCCGGCCAAGCACCCGAGCCCGCGGCTGACGGCCTGGGCCGACAGCTGCACCGCCTGCTAGACTCGCGGCCCTCGGGCCCTGGGGTCCCTGTACTGGCGCCACGCTCCCCACCTGCGTCGGCCGGCAGCACTGAGGAGCCCGCGGGCCTGGGGCAGGCGGCCGACGCGTCCCCGGAGCCCAGCGCCGACGAGGACGACCTGATGACGTGCTCCAACGCGCGATGCGGGCGCACCGAGACCATGTTCAACGCCTGCCTCTACTTCAAGTCCTGCCACAGCTGCTACACGTACTACTGCTCGCGCCTGTGCCGACGCGAGGACTGGGACGCGCACAAGGCGCGCTGCGTGTACGGACGCGTGGGCAGCGTGTGCCGCCACGTGCTGCAGTTCTGCCGCGACAGCGGCCCAGTGCACCGCGCCTTCTCGCGCATCGCGCGTGTTGGCTTCTTGTCGCGGGGCCGCGGCGTGCTCTTCCTGGGCTTCCCgagccctggctctgcagacaaTTTCCTGCGCTTCGGCCTCGAGGGGCTGCTTCTGTCACCCACCTACCTATCGCTGCGCGAGCTGGCCACGCACGCAGCGCCACTGGGCAGCTATGCGCGCGAGCTGGCGGCCGCCGGGCGCCTCTACGAGCCGGCCGAGTGCTTCCTGCTTAGCGTGTCGGTGGCCGTGGGACCTGGAGCTGCGCCACCCGGCGCCCCTGCCCGGCCCGCGCCCGCCCCGCGCAGTCCCGGACCCACGGTACGCAAGTTCGCCAAAGTGGCGCTGGCGGCCGGCAGCCCAGCGCGGCCGCCTCCAGCACGGGGCCGCGAGCCCGACATGGAGACGTTGATCTTGACGCCGCCGCCCGGCACGGCAGGCCTGGACCAGGACGGCGAGGCGGGCCGGCGAGCACGAGAGGTAGCCTTCATCCACATCCAGCGCGAGCTGCGGCTGCGCGGCGTCTTCCTGCGCCACGAGTTCCCGCGCGTCTATGAGCAGCTCTGCGAATTCGTCGAAGCCAACCGGCGCTTCACGCCCACCACCATCTACCCCACTGACCGTCGCACCGGCCGCCCCTTCATGTGCATGATCATGGCTGCCTCCGAGCCGCGCGCGCTTGACTGGGTGGCCAGTGCCAACCTGTTGGATGACATCATGTGAACCCGGGGGCGcgtcctggccctgcccagtcCACCCAGAGCCCACCCTGAACCCCATCCAGTCCACCTGAGCCCCGCCCAGTCCACCTAGGGCCCACCCACCTAACCCCACCCAGTCCATCCCGAACCCTGCCCCTGCCACGCCTTGAgtcccccaggccccgcccagctTTCCGCAAGCTCCGCCCATGTCCCGCCCCTTTGCGTTCTCCACAGGCCCCGCCTTTCCCTCCCCGCCCTCGCCTATTATTCCGCACCCCTCCAAGCCTCGCCCAGCTCCTTTCTCCCCAAGCTCGCCCTCGGGCCTCCCCAGAGGCCGGTCCTCGGCCGCTTGGTGCTTCccgctgggaggtggggtgggtctGAGGACCGCTCCGCCCCTTCACGCAGAAGGGTCACTACTGCAGACCCCACCGCACACATCCGGTTCGTCCGTCCCCTGTCCATCTGCAGGGCCTCCCTGGAACCTTCCCAACCCTGGCTCGCCCTGGTCCAGGAGCCCGTGTTGACCAAAGCCTAATCCCGTCCCTTTAAACTCACCCTCCCACCCGCCTCCCGTGGTCTGGAATGCGTCCTGCTCAGAGGCCTTTCCTCTCTAGAGGACACCCTGATTGGGCTCCGTGTGTCCGCGTCACGAGTATGCTCCAGCCTGGTGGGCCGGGCCGGCGTGTAACTGCGCGGTTTGTTTCTCCCGGCCCCCGCTGTGCCAGACCTTGAGCACGCACATTGACGGCGCTACCCTTCCTGCTGCAGGGTTTGGGGCTAGAGGCAGTGAAGGGGTACTCGGCATGGGAGGGTCTTCAGCCAAGGCACAAGACACGCCGCCAGAAGGAAGGGGTTCCTGGGCGGGGGAAGCACAGGTTATGTGTAGGGGCGCCGGCCAGTGCTGAGACCTGGTTGGGCGAGCAAACGGCAGCGCAGGCCGTAACCTCACAGGGAGACAGGAAGCAGGTGAAGGATGGATGAGCGGGAGGGGCTGAGGAAGCCGTCCAGGAGAGCCCCTATTCTCTGGAGTAcagaggacagaagaggaggggcGTTCCCAGTTTGGAACCGGGAGGAGGAAGCGTAGATGGGAATAGGTGAGGGAGCGAGCTAGTCCGCCAGGGCGGTGGTCCATCCGGAGAGATGGGGGCATGATTGCACAAACACCCCCGTGCTCGCGCCCGCGCGATCTGGCCGCGCTCCGTGGTGAGGGCTGGACACGCGAGGCTTGCAGCCCAGTTCTGGTTCCCTGGAGCGCAAGTTCCGGTGTCCCTCGTATCCCGCCCTCCCCCGGGGTGCGCTCCAAATATGGTTAGTGACCTGCAGAGGGGGTGAGGCCAGGCGCCCGCCAGGGCCCTCCTGTAGCCCACAAACCTCCATCGGGGCCAAGTGGGGCATCAATTAAATTTAATTGCGGACGTCCCCCCAatcccctgcctcctttcccgGTCCTCGCCCCCGACTGTGCACCCGTGCCCATCTCCCCTCATGCCTTCCCCAACACGCCCGCGCGCCTGCCTCGGCTCCGCGCATTTGCACAGGCCAACGTGCCCCGCTTGCCCCACCCGCCTTCGCGGCCTCCCAAATTTGGCCGCTGCGCCCCCTCGCCCCTGGGCCTCGGCCTTCCTCCCCACGCCTGAGGGCCGGCGGTCCAGGAAGGATCCTGGACCGGGATTATTTCCAGAGGGCGAGCGCTTTCGAACCAAGGAAAATAGAACTCGAATGTAGCCAATGCTGCCTCGTTCATTGTGCAGAGTGGGTGGGATGCAGGATGCAGTGCTTCGGAAACGGGGGAGACCATGTAATAATGGGGGAGAGACAGGGGAGATCTTCGGACAcaatgggggaagggggagggaggaaagtcaTAGGACAGCATGGGGGTGCGGGGGAGAGCGAGGCACTCGGACACAGCGCGGGGGCCCGGGAGGGAGGCCATGGGACAGCGTGAGGGGTAT
It encodes the following:
- the AJM1 gene encoding apical junction component 1 homolog, producing MTRTDPPDLLVSTVYQDIKVAAPGPVSRRPPCERSMARPAAPVPFNKRHCRSFDFLEALDGAAMEARPEPPPPEPAAPRARSRDSEPRRRARSKSAPRAPPGLAPAPASPPVLPRRGREAQRAPRAEASPHREPAYPALRALANELHPIKLQPQRGGPGRMAPLCAATNRCAPAEPPAGPAPHVRCRLDVKPDDAVLQHAARGSRPCAPAETAPWPRAAPQLHGLTVPGPRHVALSRTPTPSDSYCADPRALYCDGPLPGPRDYSERRSLPFTTPPGPTQFFYTEEPEGHPGGFVASPGPSFDSYYPRPFLSEEPPGPSPRRGGGYYAGDVRTFPVQEPPSRSYYGEAPRAYGPPCGPRYAPEETRAHSTARPFYTEDFGRYRNRDALARTYPHPRGSPAWGDRGPRPYRTLQVAPPLDPGPLLASWHGGPGTSPPRLATDSRHYSRSWDNILAPGPRREDPLGRGRSYENLLAREAREPRGASPEGRRPPVVVNLSTSPRRYAALSLSETSLSEKGRIGEGQGRNWYVTPEITITDNDLRAAERPTARSWELPGSRPRQPPPAAPDGPTSGRQRSLEQLDELITDLVIDSRPPAGQAPEPAADGLGRQLHRLLDSRPSGPGVPVLAPRSPPASAGSTEEPAGLGQAADASPEPSADEDDLMTCSNARCGRTETMFNACLYFKSCHSCYTYYCSRLCRREDWDAHKARCVYGRVGSVCRHVLQFCRDSGPVHRAFSRIARVGFLSRGRGVLFLGFPSPGSADNFLRFGLEGLLLSPTYLSLRELATHAAPLGSYARELAAAGRLYEPAECFLLSVSVAVGPGAAPPGAPARPAPAPRSPGPTVRKFAKVALAAGSPARPPPARGREPDMETLILTPPPGTAGLDQDGEAGRRAREVAFIHIQRELRLRGVFLRHEFPRVYEQLCEFVEANRRFTPTTIYPTDRRTGRPFMCMIMAASEPRALDWVASANLLDDIM